The sequence GCGAGCACACCGCTGAGGAGATGGCTAAGGTCTACGAGGACCTCATTGCTAACTACCCGATCGTCTCCATCGAGGATCCGCTGCAGGAGGATGACTGGGAGGGCTACACCAAGCTCACCGAAACTATTGGTGACAAGGTCCAGATCGTCGGCGATGACTTCTTCGTCACCAACCCGGCCCGTCTGAAGGAGGGTATCGACAAGAAGGCTGCTAACGCTCTGCTCGTGAAGGTGAACCAGATCGGTACCCTTACCGAGACCTTCGACGCGGTCGAGCTCGCTCACCGCAACGGCTACCGCACCATGATGTCCCACCGTTCCGGTGAAACTGAGGACACCACCATTGCGGATCTGGCCGTTGCTCTGAACTGTGGCCAGATCAAGACCGGTGCCCCGGCTCGTTCCGAGCGCGTGGCTAAGTACAACCAGCTGCTGCGCATCGAGCAGGAGCTGGATACCGCCGCTGTCTACGCTGGCCGTTCCGCCTTCCCGCGCTTCCAGGGCTAAACTCCCTCGAAGTTAAGAATTGACCCGCAATCGCGGGATAATCCTTAAAGGTGCCGCAGGAATCTGTGGCACCTTTTCCTGTGACACCTGTTATTTTTGTGACTCGCTCGCGCGCTGACCCGCAGCCTGCTTCTCGGGAGCTAGACTAACTTCCCGATGGCACGCACTACCTCTCTTCGAACTAAACGCCGGAACACCGTTCCGGTACATACGCGTGCCCGGGACGCACACAAAACCACGAAGCGCCCGAAGCAGCCGAAGGGCCTCGACATTCTCGGTGTCGGCGTCATCATCGCTGTCGTGCTCGTTGTTCTGCTGACCATCGCCGTCCCGCTGCGCAATTACTACCATGGCCAGTCAGAGATCGCGCGCCTTGAAAGCTCAATTGCAGCGAAGCAGGAGCGCAAGGACCAGCTCCTCACTGAAATCGACAAGTACCAGTCGGACGAGTACATCAAGCAGGAAGCACGTCGCCGTTTCGGCGTCATGGATGAGGGAGAGACGGCTTTCCGCATCATGGATCCTCGCATGGACTCTGGAGATACCGTCACGTCGGAGCACCGCGAGGTGACCGATGACCGCGAATGGTACGCAGTCCTCTGGGACTCCGTAGCTCAGGAAGCTGAAACAGAAACACAAGTAGGGGAGAACGCCGACGGCGGCGTTGCGGTGGAGCCGAACACAGAGACCGACAACCCTACTGAATAGGACTGATCCACGTCCTCGTGTCACAATGGTCTCCATGACCGTGACCGATGCTGATCTCGACGTCGTCCGCGAACAACTAGGCCGCACCCCGCGCGGCGTCGTGGACATTGCCTACCGCACTCCCGACGGAGCTCCCGCAGTGATTAAGACTGCGCCTAAGCTTCCCGACGGCACCCCGTTCCCCACCCTCTACTACCTCACTGACCCGCGTCTGACCGCAGAGGCTTCTCGTCTCGAGGTGGCCCACGTGATGAAGTGGATGGAACAGCGTCTCGCCGAGGACGAGGCTTTGCAGGAGGACTACCGTGCTGCCCATGACCACTATCTTTCCACTCGTAATGAGATGGAGGACCTAGGTACAGATTTTTCCGGTGGAGGAATGCCTGAGCGTGTCAAGTGCCTCCATGTTCTCATCGCCTACGCTCTGGCCGAAGGGCCTGGCCGCGTTCGCTTCGGAACGGAAGCCGTAGCCATGGCGGCAGAACACGGTAAACTCCGAGGCAGCGCCATCCCGGAGGATTGGCCCACCGTGGGGGAGTTGGGCATTGACATGGCTCAGTTCGATTTTTCAAACGCCGGTTAAAAGAAAGGCTTAACGTATGACTCGCGTTGCTGCTGTCGACTGCGGCACTAACTCCATTCGCCTTCTCATCAGTGAGATTCAGGAGGATGGAAAGATTCGAGACATCTCTCGCACCATGGAAATCGTTCGTCTTGGCCAAGGCGTCGATGCCACTGGTGAGTTTGACCCAGCGGCACTCGCGCGTACCAGAGCTGCGCTTGAGGAATACGTCAAGCAGATGAAGTTTGAGAAGGTTGAACGTGTCCGCATGGTGGCCACCTCCGCCACGCGTGATGCCAAAAACCACCGTGAATTTTTCGACATGACCGCTGAGCTTCTGGGACAGATTCAACCCGGTGCTCGCGCAGAAGTTATTTCCGGCGAGGAGGAAGCCTTGCTGTCCTTCACGGGTGCGGTGGCCGATCTTAGCTCCGAGAAGGGGCCGTACTGCGTCATCGATTTGGGCGGTGGGTCGACCGAATTCGTCGTCGGCACTATCGATGGCGAAATCCTTGGCTCTCATTCCGCACAAATGGGCTGCGTTCGCCTGACGGAACGCATGATGCGCAGCGATCCACCTACCGAGGCGGAAGTGGAGATCGCCTCCGATTATGTTGCCGAACGCATGGCTGACGTTGAAAAGATTGTGCCCATTGACAAGGCCGTTACCTTCGTAGGTTGCGCTGGCACCTTCACAACCTTGTCTGCCTTGGCACAGGGCATGGAGCGCTATGACGCGGATTCCATCCATGGCTCTGAGCTTCGTTTTGACGCCCTGCGTGTGCTGACGCGGCAGATGATTGGTCTGGCCTCAGACGTGCGAGCCCTCAACCCCGTCATCCACCCAGGCCGCGCCGACGTGATCGGCGGCGGCTGCGTGGCTGTCGAGGGCATCATGACGATGATTGAACGTAACAGCAGCGCCCGTTCCTTCTTCATCAGTGAGAAGGACATTCTCGACGGCATCATCGCAGGGCTCGCTGCAGCCTGACCCTATTTTCTTTTCGGCATTACCCGTGTCCTAAAATAGTTAGGCACGGTTTGGCCCCCATAGCCCAATCGGCAGAGGCAGTCGACTTAAAATCGATTCAGTCTGGGTTCGAGTCCCAGTGGGGGCACCATGTGATGTCTCGAGACATCGTTCCGGTCGGTGTCTCGAGATTTTTTGAGTTGCCCCCGCTGGCGGTTATTTTGGGTTAAGGGGACATTTCGAGTGGATTTAGGAGCGCCCGGCCCAGCCTTTTCTTATGCCTAAGCTGGGGTTCCATTCGTTGTCGATGTGGGCGTCGTATGCGGCTGGTCGGCTGTCTGGGTGGCCGCGTCGTTTAAGTTCTTCTTTCGCCTTTGCGTGCTGCTTCTTCTCTTTGGCGTCCTGAAGCGTCCTGGGTTTAGTTCCGCTTCTTTTACGGCCCGGTGTTGATGGGCTAGATGAGATAGTGCTCGGTTTCTGTTTCTTGTGGGGGCGTAGTTCAATGCTTCGTGAAGTCGCTTAGTGTTCCACCAATGCACCCACCGCAAGGTCGCCAACTCAACTTCTCCCACTGACGTCCACGGGCCTTGGGCGTGAATGAGTTCAGCCTTGTAGAGTCCGTTGACTGTCTCGGCGAGAGCGTTGTCATAAGAATCTCCGACCGTTGCGACGCTCGGCCGGATATCGGATTTTGCTAGTGCGGTGGAATACTTCAGTGACACGTATTGACTGCCCCGATCGCTATGGTGAATCAGCTGGTTTCCATGGATTCGTCCTGCAGTCACGCCCTAAGTTTGTTATGCCCTAAGTTCTACTTCCATTGTTTCGCCGCCTAGCGCATCAGAATTATCACTGTCACGCTACCAAGCCTGCAACGTGTGGTGAGGTACTCCAAGCAGCTCACCGACCTCCGTGTAGGCGCGTTGCAGTGAGCAAGACCCCGAGCGGACCATTTCGATGATCTGATGGACTGTCTTCTCCTAGAACTCGACGGAATTCTTTCTAGGCATAATTCAATCCTTCCTTAGCTGAGGTAGGAACTAAACCGAGGACGCTCCACTCGGCCATGCTTATGACAGCAACCAGGCCGGATATAGCTTCCTAGAAGCAGATCGCGGTCGTAGAAATATTTTGATCGGCCCGCTGAGCATGCGGAACTATTCAGCTCCTCTTGTGTGGGGCAGTCCCCCGTATGGGGGTATTGTATGGCGAACGCGGAAATCTGCCTGAAAAAGAACAGTCAATCCGATAGTGTGTTGCGTGTAAGACAATGACCATTGCGACCAACGCAATAGGGTTTGATTTGAAGGAGGCATCGGGTTTGAATTCAGGGGAAGCTGTTCTCTCGTCGGCTGAAATCGAGAAGGCGTACTCAGAGGCACGTTCGCGCAAAAACCTTCGTACGGCTGCATTAGCTGGCGGAGTTGGGACGATGCTTGAGCAATTTGATTTTGCGATCTATGGGTTGGCGGCCGCGCTAGTATTTCCGAGCGTGTTTTTTCCGGAGTCCGATCCGCTTGCAGGCTCACTGATGTCGTTTGCGGGATTTGCGGTCGGCTTCTTGGCTCGCCCTCTCGGTGGGCTTGTATTTGCACACTTTGGTGAAAAGCTTGGGCGCAAGTGGGTCTTAGTTTCGACGTTGGCACTGATGGGGGCTGCAACCTTCCTTATCGGGTTGGTACCTTCATATGCCGCAATTGGTATTGCCGCTCCAATTTCATTGTTTGTCTTGCGCCTACTTCAGGGGCTTGGGGCTGGGGCCGAACAATCTGGCTCTGCAACTCTGCTAACTGAAACTGCGAGACCGGGAATCAGGGGAAGGCTCTCCTCTACCGTGATGGTGGGTGCGGCCGGGGGAACAGTCTTGGGCACCTTTGTCTTTTCTCTTCT is a genomic window of Corynebacterium singulare containing:
- a CDS encoding Ppx/GppA phosphatase family protein, encoding MTRVAAVDCGTNSIRLLISEIQEDGKIRDISRTMEIVRLGQGVDATGEFDPAALARTRAALEEYVKQMKFEKVERVRMVATSATRDAKNHREFFDMTAELLGQIQPGARAEVISGEEEALLSFTGAVADLSSEKGPYCVIDLGGGSTEFVVGTIDGEILGSHSAQMGCVRLTERMMRSDPPTEAEVEIASDYVAERMADVEKIVPIDKAVTFVGCAGTFTTLSALAQGMERYDADSIHGSELRFDALRVLTRQMIGLASDVRALNPVIHPGRADVIGGGCVAVEGIMTMIERNSSARSFFISEKDILDGIIAGLAAA
- a CDS encoding septum formation initiator family protein; amino-acid sequence: MARTTSLRTKRRNTVPVHTRARDAHKTTKRPKQPKGLDILGVGVIIAVVLVVLLTIAVPLRNYYHGQSEIARLESSIAAKQERKDQLLTEIDKYQSDEYIKQEARRRFGVMDEGETAFRIMDPRMDSGDTVTSEHREVTDDREWYAVLWDSVAQEAETETQVGENADGGVAVEPNTETDNPTE
- a CDS encoding DUF501 domain-containing protein, which codes for MTVTDADLDVVREQLGRTPRGVVDIAYRTPDGAPAVIKTAPKLPDGTPFPTLYYLTDPRLTAEASRLEVAHVMKWMEQRLAEDEALQEDYRAAHDHYLSTRNEMEDLGTDFSGGGMPERVKCLHVLIAYALAEGPGRVRFGTEAVAMAAEHGKLRGSAIPEDWPTVGELGIDMAQFDFSNAG